ATTTCACTACACTTGGTATGTGTACTCAACAGACCAAGAGTGCAGAAGAAACTATATTGCTATTGATAAGAGTTCTGAAATGTTCGGACACACACCGATAAGACTTCTGCAATGTTCGGACACACACCGATAAGTCTTCTGCAATGTTTCGGACACACACCGATAAAACTTCTGCAATGTTCAGACACACACCGATAAGACTTCTGCAATGTTCGGACACACGCCGATAAGACTTCTGCAATGTTCGGACACACACCGATAGGACTTCTGCAATGTTCAGACACACGCCGATAATACTTCTGCAATGTTCGGACACACACCGAGAAGACTCCTGCAATGTTCGGACACACAGCGATAGGACTGCTGCAATGCTCAGACACACGCCGATAAGACTTCTGCAATGTTCGGACATATACCGATAAGACTTCTGCAATGTTCAGACACACACCGATAAGACTTCTGCAATGTTCGGACACACACCGAGAAGACTCCTGCAATGTTCGGACATATACCGATAAGACTTCTGCAATGTTCAGACACACACCGATAAGACTTCTGCAATGTTCGGACATATACAGATAAGACTTCTGCAATGTTCAGACACACGCCGATAAGACTTCTGCAATGTTCGGACATATACCGATAAGTCTTCTGCAATGTTCAGACACACACCGATAAGACTTCTGCAATGTTCGGACACACACCGAGAAGACTTCTGCAATGTTTGGACAAACACCGCCGTTAAGACTTCTGCAATGTTCGGACATATACCGATAAGACTTCTGCAATGTTCAGACACACACCGATAAGACTTTTGCAATGTTCGGACACACACCGAGAAGACTTCTGCAATGTTCGGACACGTACACACAGATAAGACTTCTGCAATGTTCGGACACACACAGATAAGACTTCTGCAATGTTCAGACATATACCGAGGAAACTACAGTAATGTTCGTATAGAACTAAAGAGGCCACGAACTGCAATGCAATCGGACACATAGTACAGAGGAGGCTACTTAAAGTAAAAAACGGAAGAGGCGAAGAAATTCATTGTTCGAACACACTGAGGAACTAATTAATGTTCGTACAAAACTGGAGAGGTCAAGAAATAATATTTGGAGATTACCAAGGAAACAACTActatattagtaggcctacagaactGAAAAGACCAGAAACTATACCATTTTCGGACAGCAGTCTTCAAACAGAACTAAAGAGaccaaatactgtaaatatgatACTACTGCAATGTTCGGACAGTACATGAGACTACTGCAACGTTTCGAAATTACCGCCGTTACTACtgcaatgttatttttattgttattattattagtttatatatataaaagtatctcttctgaGATACCGCTTCgtaaatactgaaagatgagggcgtatcactTAATTCTAtggtttcattttaaaaaaaagacaaattgcGTGAACATAGAGTtgtatagttttattattattatatgttatagtgtacagaaaagaatttctgattttattggaaaaaataattatgtgaGAGCAGTCGACTGAGTAACaaataagttatttatttttaaatgttatagtgCACAGAAAAGaatttatttgacaaaataaatgcatCTATCATCAGTGGTGGACgggtctatttatttatttatttatttatttacaaacttaTTATACATGgatgacattttcattaaaaataatgttcttaCAAATGGTCCATGATTAAAGAAATGGATGCATAATAGTGAATATTCATAAGttccaaaaatgtttttttgttgttttagaTTATAGAAAGACAAACAAGtacaattacatttaaaatacagatacagaattaataataataaacagttaaGTAATTACATCGCAATTAAACAGGTTCTCAAGTTGAACTTTCTATTTAAATACATCATTTGTGTTGTGTTTTGCACCGTACTTATATTTAAACGCATTGTAAGAGGTCGCTTCTTGCAATGATATTGGAAGGTTATTCAATACTTTCCCACCAGCCACTTGAAGTAACATATTCATTTTGCTAACATTTATCTTGGGTATAACTACATTTATAAGGGTTATGCCAATCGAGTATTATAACCATGTCTATCAATGATTAATTCAACTTGATCTACCAGACGTTGAGGGGCTAGGCCATGAATGCATTTGTACATCATACAATATATTGAAAATTCACGCCTCTGTTCAAAGGACTTCCAACCCAGGTCATTGATAATGTCATCCCCTCTGAAGTTTATAAAATCATAGTTTCCTGACGTGATTCTAGCAGCACGTCTTTGTTGTTTCTTTGcaataggcctatcaataaaacaatatgaGGTATTTCCCCATACTGTAATTCCATAATCAATACCAGGTTCAATAGTAGTTTTGTACGGCGTTTCAATTAGTGGTTTAGATAAAAATTTACTCATTTTCCCCAACATTGTTATCTTGTAACCAAcagatttgtttatattaagtaCATGTTTGTTCCAGCTTAGGTTATCATCGATTTGTAATCCAAGATATCACACATTGTTAACTTGTTCTAATTTGATACcattaacatttatatttagagTTGTTATATTAGTTAACTTGTTTCCtgtatttttaataatcattacTTTTGTTTTATCAGCATTAATAGTAAGATGGTTTTGTTTATACCATTCGCTAATAGAGTTTACTATTTTTTTAGatcaatatttatatcattatcatgCCCGTAACATATGTACAAGTATCATAAGCAAATACATTACATGTTCCAGTTTCCACAGACTTtgaaatgtaatttataaaaagaaGAAATAGTAACGGTCCCTTGTGGAATTCCAATTTTGATTAGCTCAAAATCAGATTTATTACCATTACAAACACAAATTGTTTTCTCCCTTTTAAGTAGTTTTCAAACCATTTAACTGATACTGTGTCAAAACCGTATTTGTttagtttatataataatatatcatggTTTATTGTGtcaaaacattttgaaatatcGAGAAAACATGCACCTATCATTTCTGAATCATTTAAATATTCTAACCATTCATCAACAACCCTATGTAGGGATGTTGTTGTTGAGTGGCCTTTTAAGAAGGCAAATTGATCAATGCTAATTAAGTTATGATTTACAAGATTTTCAATAACCTGTAACTGTACCTCCTTTTCCATTAATTTTGCTATCTGGCCAATCACTGAGATTGGTCTATAGTTACACATATCGTTTTTAGCACCTTTATTTTTAgtcgcgactctatagttcactatgtcggtcggtctggctgtcggtcggtctgtctgtctgtcggtccggtatcactatgcgttttatcgctttctgaccttatcttgatatcagtttaatctagctaagtcaatttttcacagtatattccttatggccaggaatcgatgtggttatgttttcacggtgcgcaataaaaaattacgcagtctacgcacgatttaacgaaatcatgtttgtaatcatatcttcacaaccatgaatcacaattaaataaaatttggtactcataaatttcagggcataaatcatcatatggcaatacaattacgtgcgtagcgcatgtaacgcatgcgtacgcgcttaaaattttcaaaatttattttcgatgaaataagagtacgtttcaggaaATTTTAAgagtttacaaaattgccatgagtgcgcagatttttgcgcgcgcactgtgcgttaaatgttattgcgcactctttttgcccgatttctgttttcttgacttacttttgaactcgaaattacgttatacgagcacgtcaaaagtgacaggctacgcacgtgtaaattacaaaaatataaatgtttttaaacatttcaccatttttaaacatgttcagtaatgtcggtcagttggtaggtatggttggtcggtcggtaaatactaatgagcacgcgactgcagccatctatatggccttgttataaaTAGGAGTAACTGTTGCTATTTCCAGTCATCTGGTATAATACCATTTAATAAACTCGAGTTAAATATTTGACATAAGGAATATGAGATCGGAGTAATTATCGGAGTAATTTTCTATTAAAGTCTATCACATCTATGTTTTTTAAGGCAATTTTGAGAGTTTATTTTGTACCGTTTCAACATTAACCTCATGGAACTTAAATTTATAAAGACAATCAGGATTTTTCCATTTGGGAAAACTATTTTTATCAAAAGAATCGGCCATGTTTGTTCcaatattagtaaaatatttattgcacttttcaatattaattgtaGTATTCAAATTCTTTTTACCCTTTCCAGTTACTCGATTTATCTCATTCCATAATTTTTTTGGATTATTTTTATAGTTAAGATGAACTGTATCGTAATATTCGCGCTTTGCCTTGTTAATAGTATTTGTAACGAGATTTCGTAGTCGCTTATATTCATTTTTAGGTCAGGATTTACCAGTTTAATTTGATATAATCTCGTTCGTACATTAATTTCAGAATATCAGGGGTTATCCAGGGTGAACATCTGCGTTTAACTCTGCATGTTTTTATTGGGGTATGGGTATTACAgatttttataaattcattaCGCCAACTAATCCATGCAGTATTTGCATTACTACAGTCATCAATactatttatattgttattaattatatcatttaaaaaactGTGTTCACTAAAACCTTTATAATTCCTAAATGTAACGTTTTTGTGGTCGTGCTTTTTTTTGGAGCAATAATTTATTGAAGTAAAAATTATTtgaatgtaatttaaataaaaactagTGATcaggaataaaataaataaattaaaaactaaaaagcatttaatcaattattcttagaattaataatgtttaaaatattgaacTTTTATCTCCAacgattttaaaatgaatatattatgtCCAGCTTTGGAACGTGCAGAGGTTTGGAATGTCTGTGTTGTAGGTATGAAACGTTGTCTTTAACTTGTACAGCGCCGCCAATGAGTGCCTGATTAGTACAATAGTGGTGTTTTGCATCTCAAAAGGCTTTTGTGATTACGTAGAATAATGGGTCAATACAATCCTATTGAAACGACAGTGTTATTACCTGTTATTGAATACTCTTATTCATATAAAACCCAATCAGGTATAGAAAACGGCATCCTGCGGGCGTGGTGTAATATTGTGTGTCtgagtaataaaaataataatcggAATACCTTGTATACGAAGTGATCGGAAATATTGAACGATAATACAGTTTAGATTATAGATATTCGCCAGTAGTTGTGTCTGTGAATTATTCACAATGATGTTGATTCAACAGATGAAACACGACTAAACACAAGCTTTTACTGACAGTTTCAACGGGATACTACGGGACAGTGACATCATTTATAATACGGTAAATTAAGAATTCAGTGTTTTAATATACCACACATTTTATAATGTGCCATTCCGTAACAAAACAGAATTAAAATTGGTTATCTTGTTCTTTCTCGATCGTATACAGATTGTGTGaatcaaataggcctacaatatccAAATGTCGGCGGATGTGTCACATGATGAGGTTGGCAATAATAGACTGTACCACAAAAAGAGGGGACGCCAATCTCGACCCCAAAGTACGCAAGATGCCCTATCCGCTGGATCTACAAACGGAAGTGtggtaaatataataatttcttattcatataattataacaattgTATGCGTGATAAATATGATAGATGACAGACGAAATATTGGTTAGCGTACAACGGCCGAATATTCACATGTAAATTACCACAGGTgtgaatacataggcctaaattGGAGAGGGGCCATATATGAAACAGCCCAAAAATGAGTGAGCTGGGGTATATTTCATTCTTTACCATATGAATGTCTCACCATTATACAGCATATTAATAAATTGATTGTCTTTTAAATAACCATTATGCCAATGTGTCCACTAaactttttgttattttaaagctCCATTAcatgaaattgtttttatttcatatccTATTTCGTTTGCGTTGTTGTTGAATAGGTCTACATCGAACAATATTAACAAAGGTGAATTCAGTATTTCACCATGAATCACACTGAATTGTGACGTCAAAAATTCTTACTTAGAAAAAATGGTATTTCTGTTAGGATTTAGACCTAAGTGTGTGGCGAATACGACCACAATGTGTGAAGACAAGCAGAACCAGTGGGCCAACCCCTACATTTACCTTTCAAAAAAGAGGGTGTCTGTTTAGGTAAAACAGGATAATTAAAGCCCGGGAAATTTATAAACACTCATTATCCTGTATGAAAACCagttaagccctgtctacacaatcaaactttatgtgacaaaatacgTAATGTGCGCacatatggacataatgatgtcatatcactacaatatttgggcacatcccactttttttgtcaaactagttttatagtgtagacagaactttagattATATGTCTATTGAGTTCAGTTTCGGTAAATCACTTACACAATTTTTATCAGTAGAATCACTTGAGTATTATAATTCATCAGAAAAATGCATAACACCAATATTTGATAGTATACTACAGTAagaatattgtttataaataatattaaatacaattctTATAATATTACCGTCATGCCGCAATAATGTTTCGGCACGCTTAAAACATGAGTGGCACTGTATGTACATCGTGTGCTCAGTTTTGAACTTTAATTGATTATTGTCTCATTAGACTATTTCACCATTGCTTTCATCTTTTTTGACAGAGGCTTAAACTAAATAAGTTGAACGATTACGAAGCTGATGACGCTAAAATGGTAACAGTATTTGGTGTTGCAGACGAAGAAACACCAAGCTCTATGAAACTTAACCCCCTCTACGACAAAAATGGTACTATAGAGGTGACGCCAGAGGAAGCTGATAAAGTACGGCGAGCGACAATGTCTGCAAAAAATTACCATCCAAAAAATAGGCCCAGAAGTAGTGATTATTCTTCATCAACGCGGTATGATAGAAAACACcattcatatatttattttaataaattaattagtaaaaaatATGAGCAAATGCGAttgatgtatttatttgtagtaCAAAGTTATGTACGTTTGAACGTAGTGGTGGTTAAGCTATAGATAAGATGATAATAAAGAACATGACGAGAAGATAAATATAGAAGAAcgaagataataataatatcatgtATGATGACAAATTAATAATCATCATCAatttaaatcttattattattattgtaggcCGTTGTCTTCAGAAACAAATCCAGTCACAGAAACGGAAGAAGTCGTGCTTCAGCCCAAGATAGCATATAGTAAAAACTTCCGATTTAAACACAGCCAGAAGACGaaacaaaataatagtaataatgtatcAACAGAGAGAAATGGCTCCGTGGTAagtttcattaaaataaaaaaagtaaatgtcatatattttttttagtacacTTAAGTCTAATTAAGGGGCATTTCATCAAAAACTAAAATTGATCAAGTTTACGACTTCGCCATAactttgatatttattttatatttattatatcaaaGCACATAAAATTGGTCATTTAAATCAATATTCAAGTTTATCAGAATGAGAAACTTGACCTGCAGCTCagacaaataataatttataaacggTTACATGACATATTAGAACGTGAAACTTCTGATTTGATATGCATCATATTGAATTAACCACTAGTTAACTGTAGTAATACTTACGGTATCTTTTTTTACTTCTGTATCAGAAAAGCTTTGGAAGAGTTATGCCCTCAAGAATTCATAAGGTATGTAGGTCCTCAGTTTGGTATAACTTGTTTTCattctaaataaaatgtattgtttactGTCAACCACTATATTTCTCGCCTCGcctaaaagaataaataaatagatcttgaatttttattttatattaaaaaaatttctTCCATCCATCCCTTCATCCAAAACAATACTTGACAGCAATAATTCAACTTGACAAACATAAGGCTTGTAATATTcgattaatataatttattttcggTAAAAAAAACTAGGCATACATTTTTAGGCCGTCTTGTCTCTTCCGCCAATACTGAGCTAGAAATAAAGAGATAACAAACGTAGGCCTATGGGGTGGAACTTTGAAAATGCCATGAATAATATGAGATACAGTAGAAATTATGATATAGAGTGTAATAAATACGTGTAGTAAGAAAGTGTTTGCTCTCAGTTTAttttggtaaaaataaaaaatgacaatgttccTTTGTTTGCAGAACACACATAATGCATTGGCTGGGTTTGATTCAACGAACGGGCAGTCTACGACCAAGAGCAGTACCAAAAGTGGGAAGAAGGCCGTTGAGATAGAAACTCAAGTTGTGCAAAATAATATACGACGTAACTGCCGTAAGGTAGTCATAGcaattcttattttattattaactgCTTTAATTGTAGCCATTGTCCTAACTTTTACTATTTTTAGAGAAGATGACGAGAATAACTGaagactttttttttgtaagggAGAGGGTTGATGAGATGGGACGGAATTTTAAGTGACTCGTTAGTGTGTTTATTAAAATCGTTTTATAATTTaagataattttttaatttaaacatttataataaaagtaAGGTGAAAttccaataaaaataaataaaatagcctACATTGATTTTGTCCACAACCATAGTAAACATAATTTCAAAAAAGAAAGGGAAAAAAGCACTTTCAGAAGGTGTATGGATTCGGAATAACATCACCACATATTTCCATTGCTACGTTTCTCGACAACTTTCCCATTCAACCATATGTGTTGTCGAATGCATGGACAATcaatattaagtataataacataataaaaacatgtcttatggtaaaataataatagtgaaAAAAGGGGAATATTCATAGGCCTATCCTTGATGACGAATTATTTGATTAATATCGTTTAAATTGAAGTAGGAGTTTGCAAATGCACTACTTTCTATGCAAGAAATGCAATGCAGCCTTTGTTGTGAATACTGGCAAATTACAACACCAATATAATATCTAAcgattggttcccacttggacacTACAAGACACAACACAGTCCTGTCGATCCATCCGTAATTGGACAAATTACTAGCGATTAACaagtccttgcgttgcgtttaagtgggaaccaagctttagtaggATAAGTTTGAATATACCGTACGTAGCCttacaacaacaacaacttcATGGtcgattaggcctacataatgcACAATGGATAGTCTGCATAGAATTATTTAGTTACTGTACGTACTTGCTTTTAGATGATGGACAATCATCAAATggttgatattattttaaaattatactaaaaTAGTGCTATACAATAATCCGAGCTACAAAACATGCTTTGTTGTGTACTTAGAAAGTAtattatgcaaatatatattCAAGTTATgtctattatatattattaatgtatttgacaattttaatttattttaatggatacttgttatattttaacaaaaatggtAAACAAGTTAGGGTGTTTGATCGTAGATGTGTATAAAGTGTGATATAGACGAATTTATTAATGAgcatttgtatattatataatttgtttaggAGACATTTTTATGGGctgtaaataatgtttttttaaataatataactaTGGAGATGATCTAAAAAAGTGTTTAAAGTATTATAAAAATACAGTTAAATTAGTACAGGgacattttcaaaaaatgttatactaattactatttcatttgaatttcaaaattttgatcaacttgtttattttgtatgataTGAATGAAtcatgtcaaaaaaataaaaagggtggaaatttaatttagtactataatattaatagtacagtgattaaaaaaaaaaggcaacATTTCGACCTTTCTATTTTCATggttaatgttattataaaattgacatgcgcagaa
This genomic stretch from Antedon mediterranea chromosome 11, ecAntMedi1.1, whole genome shotgun sequence harbors:
- the LOC140062421 gene encoding uncharacterized protein produces the protein MSADVSHDEVGNNRLYHKKRGRQSRPQSTQDALSAGSTNGSVRLKLNKLNDYEADDAKMVTVFGVADEETPSSMKLNPLYDKNGTIEVTPEEADKVRRATMSAKNYHPKNRPRSSDYSSSTRPLSSETNPVTETEEVVLQPKIAYSKNFRFKHSQKTKQNNSNNVSTERNGSVKSFGRVMPSRIHKNTHNALAGFDSTNGQSTTKSSTKSGKKAVEIETQVVQNNIRRNCRKVVIAILILLLTALIVAIVLTFTIFREDDENN